One stretch of Ptiloglossa arizonensis isolate GNS036 chromosome 7, iyPtiAriz1_principal, whole genome shotgun sequence DNA includes these proteins:
- the LOC143148900 gene encoding carboxypeptidase B produces the protein MRIFLIATLCVAAVFAAGEENLLPLEGMQGFSTFYDTPEQLELMKSLANFPGFDFTKITENTADVLVTASNVNGFKQLLKENIMNYTVTIENVQEAVTEEYITQQVERRLRGRLQAYNTPGKLSFTYYPNNKEISEYLEYVTKTHGDVASLINIGTSFEGRQMNVLRLSTGGKNKPAIFIDAGIHAREWIAPVTSLYIIDQMVMNQNRYLLNNVDWYILPVLNPDGYEFTHVKSANRLWRKTRSPNSGSSCRGVDGNRNYDMEWMTIGASSSPCSETYAGPKPFSERENQNLRDFILARKQQIKAYLTLHSYGQYILYPWGFTSKVPSNEPELKNLASNCANAIAKSRGTKYTFGTSANHLYPAAGGSDDWAMAKAGISISYTFELPGGNSGFLLPPSNIKAVGIETFEAIKVIYQYISSKYVLH, from the exons ATGCGTATCTTCTTAATCGCGACGCTCTGCGTCGCGGCCGTCTTTGCGGCCGGTGAAGAAAATCTGCTACCCTTAGAGGG cATGCAAGGTTTCTCTACTTTCTACGATACGCCGGAACAGCTCGAATTGATGAAGAGTTTGGCAAACTTTCCCGGTTTCGATTTTACGAAAATAACCGAGAACACTGCGGACGTCTTGGTCACGGCGAGCAATGTAAACGGGTTCAAACAACTtctgaaagaaaatattatgaaTTACACGGTTACGATTGAAAACGTTCAGGAAGCGGTCACGGAAGAGTACATCACGCAGCAGGTTGAACGCAGATTAAGAGGGAGACTTCAAGCTTACAACACACCTGGAAAATTATCTTTCACTTACTATCCCAATAACAAGGAA ATCAGTGAATACCTGGAATACGTAACGAAAACTCACGGTGATGTGGCTTCGTTAATTAATATAGGCACATCCTTCGAAGGACGACAAATGAATGTACTGCGGCTATCTACGGGTGGGAAAAATAAACCAGCTATTTTCATCGATGCTGGAATCCACGCCAGAGAATGGATTGCTCCAGTGACGTCTCTTTATATAATAGATCAGATGGTGATGAATCAGAACAGATATCTCTTGAACAACGTCGACTGGTACATTCTTCCGGTCCTAAATCCCGACGGTTACGAGTTCACGCATGTTAAATCTGCG AATCGTTTATGGAGAAAAACAAGGTCCCCGAATAGTGGTTCGAGTTGTCGCGGCGTTGACGGGAACAGAAATTACGACATGGAGTGGATGA CAATTGGTGCGTCATCCAGCCCGTGCAGCGAGACCTATGCTGGACCAAAACCATTTTCCGAGCGGGAAAATCAAAATCTGCGCGATTTCATCCTAGCACGTAAACAACAAATCAAGGCCTACCTCACGCTTCACTCGTACGGACAG TATATTTTGTACCCTTGGGGTTTCACATCCAAGGTGCCTTCCAACGAACCAGAACTG AAAAATCTTGCCAGCAATTGCGCGAACGCCATTGCTAAATCGCGTGGAACTAAATACACATTCGGAACCTCTGCTAATCACCTCT ATCCCGCTGCCGGTGGTAGCGACGATTGGGCCATGGCTAAGGCAGGCATCAGTATATCGTACACTTTCGAACTACCCGGAGGAAATTCTGGATTCCTGTTGCCTCCTTCCAATATCAAAGCTGTTGGTATCGAGACGTTCGAGGCTATCAAAGTGATTTACCAATATATCTCATCGAAATACGTTTTGCACTAA